A segment of the Candidatus Acidiferrales bacterium genome:
CATTGCGCAGGAGCGCCCCGGCCCGCTCCCGCCGCTCCCCATTCAAGTCGAACGCGGCGTCCCAGCGATAGAACCGATTGGCCCAGGGAACTTCATATCCCGCCGGCGTCACCGTGTCCTGCAAAGGAAAATAGGTGAGCCCGCGCAAACCGCGACTGAGCAGCAACCGCGACGCCAGCAAAGTGGAGGCGGATTCAATCGGCGGCGGGCGGCTGTCATCGCCCGGGGCATACCAGCCCGCCTGAAATTCGCTCAACATCGCCACAAAGCACGGCTGCGTTTTCAACTCCTCGACAAAATATTCCATCTCCGTCCGGTCGGAAGCATTGACCCGGCGGCGCCCTCTCAGATACCACTGGCCCAACGACGCAATCGGGCGCGGCAAGGACGCGCTGCATCCCGCCGCCGGCACTCGCATGTCAATCGGGTTGATGACAAACGGGGCTTCCCCGCCTGCTCCCGCAGAGCGGGACGCCATGTCTGCCAGACGCTCGAGATATTCCCAAAATTTGGGGCCGGCGTAGTTCACATGGCCGTTGCCTTGGTCATCGTCGAGCTGGAAGAGCAGGATCGGGCCGCCGCGAGAAGCCAGGTGCGGCGCCAGCTCGGCCATGAGCGCTCGATACCACGCCTGGGTCGCTTCCAAGTGGGCGGACAAACCAAGCCAGCCGGCGGCAGCCGCTTCCGCATCACGCGCACCGAGACTCGAAAGTGGAGGATAGCGGCCCTCGAGACGGTCAATCGCCGGCATGGCAAATTCGGGGCGCTCGAGCAACCAATCCGGATAGCCGCCGTTGCGCCATTCGTTCAGAATCACCGGCCCGATGCGGACAATGGCGGAAAGATGCTTCTCGCGAAGCAACGCCATCAGCCCTCTCAAGTCGCGTCCGGAGTGCGTCTGGCCATCCAGGTCGAGAACATCCGGCTGGGGCTGGTGCCAGTTCCAGGGGATGTAGAGGTCAATCGTGTTGATACCGAACCGGCGATAGGCGTCGAGCGTGGCCGCCCAGCGGCTTCGCGGCGTGCGGTAATAGAAGAATATGGCGCTGTGCGGAAAAAACGGCCGGCCATCGAGCGACAATTCCGGGTAGCGATTGCGCTCGATGACGCGCAGGCCCTTTTCGGGGACCAGTGCTTCTGCGAGAGCCCGTGCGGGCGAAACGCACAGCCCAGCGAGCAGGAAAAGCGCGGAACAAAACAACAATCGAAAAATGCGGATCAAGACGCGACCCCGCCGATCATTCCTTTCTCGTTTTACACCAAGTTGACGGGGTACGCGAAGATTTTCTACTATCTTGCGACCCATGAGTTCGACCCGGCTCGCGCCCAAAGGGCGGGGCACGCCGAGATAATGATGCAGGCGATGATTTTGGAAAAAACCGGGGCCGTGGAGCGACAACCGCTGCTGGCGCGCGAGTGGCCGGTGCCGGAGCCTGGGGCCCAAGAAATTCGCATTCGCGTGAAAGCCTGCGGCCTTTGCCATACCGACCTCCACACTGTCGAAGGCGAACTTCCCCTGCCGAAATTGCCCGTCATTCCTGGCCACCAGATTGTGGGTATTGTCGAAGCTCGGGGCCGGGGCGCGGAGCGGTTTCGCGAAGGCGACCGAGTGGGCGTGCCGTGGCTCTATCGGACGTGCGGAACTTGCGAATTTTGCCGTGGCAGCCAGGAAAATTTGTGCGACGCGGCGCGCTTCACCGGCTATCACGCCGATGGCGGCTACGCCGAATACACCGTCGTCTCCCAGGACTTTGCCTACCCTCTTCCGCCCTCCTTTTCTGACGCCGCTGCTGCGCCGCTGCTTTGCGCGGGCGTGGTTGGCTACCGCGCGCTGCGGCTCAGCGAAATTCGCCCCGGGGAGCGGCTTGGCCTCTACGGCTTCGGAGGCTCCGCCCATATCGCCATCCAGGTGGCAAGACATTGGGGTTGCGAGGTGTATGTGTTCACGCGCAGCGAAGAACATCGCAAACTTGCCCGGGGGCTGGGAGCCGCGTGGACCGGGCGAGCGGAAGAGGAGCCTCCGGCCCAAATCAACAGCGCCATCATCTTTGCGCCGGCAGGAAGTTTGGTTCCGGAAGCTCTCCGCGTGCTGCGGAAAGGGGGGGTGGTCGCGCTGGCCGGGATCTACATGACTCCCCTTCCGGCCATCGAATATGCCTCGCTCTATCACGAGAAGAATATCCGGAGCGTCTCCAACAGCACGCGGCAGGATGCCCGCGAGCTTTTGGAACTGGCGGGACAAATCCCCATCCGCACGGAGATCGAAACGTTTCCTTTGTTGGAGGCGAATCAGGCTTTGCTCAGGTTGAAGCAGAGCCGCATACGTGGAGCGGGCGTCCTGACGATCTCCCCCTGATCGGCTTGAGCCATAGGGGCGCTCGTCCCGCTCTGCGGGACGGGATTAACCTCCCCAGCCGCCGTGGTAGTGGCGAAAGGGGTGCCGACAGTGATGACCCCAATCGTGATGCCGCCAATAGTGACGCCGATGGTAACGCCGATGATGGCGTCGAAAATGACCCCGCCAACGATAGTGCCGACGTCGAAAGTGGGCTTGGCGCCACTCGGGATCCCCTTCGAGGGCGACTACGGTCTGGGACTGGGCGGAGCCTGGTTGCGTGGTTGCTTGCGGCGGTCCTGACTGAGCCCAGGCGGGCACCGGGAAAAGCCAAACAAGCGTCATCAGAGTCAAAAAAAGCTTCTTCACCGGACTTTCCTCCTCATCTTGGTTAAACACCAGTCGGATGGAAGAGTTGCGTAGGCGGTGGGCGCAAAATCTAGGGTCGGAGAGATGGGAATCCGGCGCTTGAGTGGCCTTCGTTATTGCGGTCAGAGCTCGGGGATGGCAATGAACTTGACAAAAGACACCCCGGAGGCAAAGTGAGTCAAAGCGGATCCGGGAGGCAGCTAGCCCGGAAATCTTGACTGCTGCTAATGGCGTTCCGACTATTTTCGGCTGGCTGCTACCCAGCTCCGACCAGCTATCGAGGCAGCTTCGCAGGTCTCGATAGCATGCGCCCTTCAGTTGAAACGGCGCTAGAAAACCCTGAGTGGGTGCGACCCATTAGCGAGACTTGGGCGGGACAATCCGGGTGACCGACGGACGGTCGTTGCCACGCCCGCGCAGCTTGGCGAAAAGAAGTGCAGCGGCGACCAATCCGACGAAAACGTAGATTCCAAACATCGTTCGGCTAGCTCCTTTGGCTGGTTCTGGGAACGCCACGTTCGCTCACCCCACACCCCGTTCCCTGGGTCAGGGCCGGGGGAAAAGCGAAATGCTAGGGTATCGGTTCCCCTGTGTCAAGCTCAAAATCCAGGTGATAGTACAGGTACATCGTATCCCCCCTGCGCGCTTGAAGTGCGTGAGCGAGAAGAGGATAAACGAGTTGGCTGATATGGTACGCGCGAACGCTTATAGCTTGACGGTGACGGTCTTGACCTCGGTGTACTGCTGGAGGCCGTACTCGCCCAGTTCGCGGCCCATCCCCGATTGTTTGAAGCCGCCGAACGGCGCAGCGGCATCGAACACGTCGTAGCAATTCACCCACACCGTCCCGGCCCGCACGCTATTGGCAATGGCGTAGGCCTTGCTGACGTCCTTCGTCCACACCGCCGCCGCCAGACCATACACGGTCGTATTCGCCCGCTGGATCACCTCGTCCATTCCGGAGAATTTCATCACGCTCATCACCGGGCCGAAGATCTCTTCCTGGGCGATCTTCATGTTGTCCTGGACGTCGGTGAAGACGGTCGGCTCGATGAAGAAGCCGCGGTCGCCGACCCGGTTTCCACCGCACATCAGCCGGGCGCCTTCCTGCTTGCCGGAGTCGATGTAGTTCATGACCTTGTCGAATTGGATTTTGTCCACCTGCGGTCCCTGCTCCGTCTTGCTATCGAAGGGGTCGCCGACGGAGCGCTCGCGGGCGCGCTTCACGCTCTTTTCGACGAACTCGTCGTAGCACTCCTCTTCCACGAACAAGCGGGAGCCGGCGCAGCAACACTGCCCCTGGTTGAAGAACAGACCGAAGTGGGCGCTTTCGATCGCCAGATCCATGTCGGCGTCGGCGAACACAATGCCCGGGCTCTTGCCGCCCAGCTCCAACGTGACGCGCTTGAGGTTGGTCTGGGCGGCGCCTTCCATGATCAGGTGCCCGACCTCGGTCGAGCCCGTGAAGGCGACCTTGTCGATATCCATGTGGCGGGCAATGGCAGCCCCGGCGGTGGGGCCGAAGCCCGGCAGGATGTTGACCACGCCGGGCGGGAAACCCGCCTCGAGGATCAGTTCGCCCACGCGCAACGCCGTCAGCGGCGTTTGCTCCGCAGGCTTGAGGACGACGGTGTTGCCCGCCGCCAGCGCCGGGGCGATCTTCCAGGCCTGCATGAGCAGCGGGAAATTCCACGGGATGATCTGGCCGACCACTCCCACGGGCTCGTGGCGCGTGTAGCAAAAGTACGGGCCGGCGATCGGAATGGTCTTGCCCTGGATCTTGTCGGCCCAGCCCGCGTAGTAACGATAGCAGGCCACGGTTAGCGGCAGGTCGGCGTTTTTCGAATCGTTGAGCGGTTTGCCGTTATCGAGCGTTTCGAGCCGCGCCAGTTCCTCGGCGTTCGCCTCGATCAGGTCGGCCAGCTTGTAGAGCAGCTTGCCCCGTTCGGCAGCCGACAGTTTGGGCCATGGGCCCGCGGTGAACGCCGCCCGCGCGGCCTTCACGGCCTTATCCACATCGGGCGCATCGGCTTCCGCCACCCGGCAGATAACCCCGCCGGTGGTCGGGTCGATCGTCTCAAACGTTCTCCCCGACACACTGTCCACCCACTCGTTGTCAATGAGGAGCTTGGTCGCGCGGACCTTGACTCCCCGGTCCGGTGCAGACACAACAGTAGCCATGGTTTTCTCCTTCCACAAGGGTGCAGAACCCTTGCGTAATCCTAAACGGCTTATTTGGGATTTACAAGGCTACTCTTCCCGGCCCAAGACCCGGGGTTACTTCAAAAGCTCGAATGGCACGCTCGCGACCGTCGTCTCCCAGGCGATTTTCAACATGCCCTGGCGCTCGCCAGGCTTATCCCGCGAGATGGTGAGCGGCTCGAGCGGCTGGTTGACGGTGGTCACTTTCATGTTGACACGACCGAAATCCTGCCACCGGTCGTATTCTGTCCCCGACTGATCACCGAAGCCAATTTAGTTCTTGCGCCATTACAATGGCCCGGCGTATATACTATGGAGAGCAACCGAACAGCTCATGCTCCGACAGCAAGCGACTCGTTCCAGCCCAAGTACTGGCTCGGCAGGCCACTGCGACAGAGCCTAGGAAGACAAGGAGAGAGCCAGCGATGCCCGGAGAAAGCCGGAACTCCGCCGAGTCACCGTCCGACAACCTGGTCCAGAAAGTGAGGGCGATCAAGACACAGTTGGAGCAACTCGAGCCATTCCTTCTGGTCAGCTCTCTGCCGAGCACCGTCCTGACAGACCTCAAAGAAGCGATTGACCATGTCCGTTCCACTCTCTGGGCCATCCTGCAGGCTCAAGAGACCACGGGAGAGGCTCCAGCCGGGGGGCGGGCGCTGGCAAGTTCGCTCATCGTCCAACTCCGCATGGACCGGGCCGCCCGGCTGTTAGCCGAAATCCGTTCCCACATCGAGTACCGCGACATCCAAAGTACCCATCCTTTGCTGCCGACCCTACTGGCCCAGGTCGAAGCGGCCGCTGACCACATCCGGCAATTGGTGAAAACCCAGCGCTAGGCGGTCCGAAATGCGCTCCCATGCTCCGCCGGCTGGCACGGTGTCGCCGAGGTGTGGGAGACTCGCCGACCTGTTACCTTACCGGGAAGAAATTTTCGGTCAACATGAAATGGAGGAAAAACACAACGGCCCAGGCGACCCGTTCCCCCGATGGTGAGGCTCACCGGAAGCAGGAACTTAAAAGCTTGTTGACACATGTATCCTTGTATAACATGATACTGTCCG
Coding sequences within it:
- a CDS encoding zinc-dependent alcohol dehydrogenase family protein: MILEKTGAVERQPLLAREWPVPEPGAQEIRIRVKACGLCHTDLHTVEGELPLPKLPVIPGHQIVGIVEARGRGAERFREGDRVGVPWLYRTCGTCEFCRGSQENLCDAARFTGYHADGGYAEYTVVSQDFAYPLPPSFSDAAAAPLLCAGVVGYRALRLSEIRPGERLGLYGFGGSAHIAIQVARHWGCEVYVFTRSEEHRKLARGLGAAWTGRAEEEPPAQINSAIIFAPAGSLVPEALRVLRKGGVVALAGIYMTPLPAIEYASLYHEKNIRSVSNSTRQDARELLELAGQIPIRTEIETFPLLEANQALLRLKQSRIRGAGVLTISP
- a CDS encoding aldehyde dehydrogenase family protein, which codes for MATVVSAPDRGVKVRATKLLIDNEWVDSVSGRTFETIDPTTGGVICRVAEADAPDVDKAVKAARAAFTAGPWPKLSAAERGKLLYKLADLIEANAEELARLETLDNGKPLNDSKNADLPLTVACYRYYAGWADKIQGKTIPIAGPYFCYTRHEPVGVVGQIIPWNFPLLMQAWKIAPALAAGNTVVLKPAEQTPLTALRVGELILEAGFPPGVVNILPGFGPTAGAAIARHMDIDKVAFTGSTEVGHLIMEGAAQTNLKRVTLELGGKSPGIVFADADMDLAIESAHFGLFFNQGQCCCAGSRLFVEEECYDEFVEKSVKRARERSVGDPFDSKTEQGPQVDKIQFDKVMNYIDSGKQEGARLMCGGNRVGDRGFFIEPTVFTDVQDNMKIAQEEIFGPVMSVMKFSGMDEVIQRANTTVYGLAAAVWTKDVSKAYAIANSVRAGTVWVNCYDVFDAAAPFGGFKQSGMGRELGEYGLQQYTEVKTVTVKL
- a CDS encoding DUF2911 domain-containing protein, which encodes MGFGDQSGTEYDRWQDFGRVNMKVTTVNQPLEPLTISRDKPGERQGMLKIAWETTVASVPFELLK